The following are encoded in a window of Scleropages formosus chromosome 7, fSclFor1.1, whole genome shotgun sequence genomic DNA:
- the ndufv2 gene encoding NADH dehydrogenase [ubiquinone] flavoprotein 2, mitochondrial isoform X1 gives MLLSSVLRTALSHTVRRVRRLHQTAVRSGAGGALFVHRDTPENNPDTPFEFTEENLKRIDAIVKMYPEGHKAAATIPVLDLAQRQHGWLPISAMNKVAEVLDVPPMRVYEVATFYTMFQRKPVGKYHIQVCTTTPCMLCNSDSILEAIQNKLGIKVGESTPDRMFSLIEVECLGACVNAPMVQINDNYYEDLEPKDIEHIIDELKAGRVPPPGPRNGRFSCEPAGGLTSLTEPPPGPGFGVRADL, from the exons ATGTTGCTGTCATCTGTCCTGCGAACCGCGCTCTCTCACACG GTGAGGCGGGTTCGACGCTTGCACCAGACAGCAGTTCGCTCGGGGGCGGGGGGAGCTCTCTTTGTG CACAGGGACACTCCTGAGAACAATCCAGACACCCCTTTCGAATTCACTGAGGAAAATCTCAAG AGAATTGATGCAATTGTGAAGATGTACCCTGAGGGACACAAAGCAGCAGCTACTATCCCAGTGCTGGACCTGGCTCAAAGACAGCATGGATGGTTGCCCATATCTGCCATGAACAAG GTTGCTGAAGTGCTTGATGTGCCTCCAATGAGGGTGTATGAAGTAGCGACGTTTTACACCATGTTCCAGCGCAAACCAGTGGGGAAGTATCACATTCAGGTGTGCACCACGACTCCATGCATGCTCTGCAACTCAGACAGCATCCTGGAGGCCATCCAGAACAAACTAG GTATTAAGGTTGGAGAATCAACACCTGACAGGATGTTTTCACTAATAGAGGTGGAATGCCTTGGTGCCTGTGTCAATGCACCCATGGTCCAAATCAATGACAACTATTAT GAGGATCTCGAGCCCAAGGACATTGAGCACATCATTGATGAGCTTAAAGCTGGGAGAGTCCCACCGCCAGGTCCTAG gaACGGTCGTTTCTCCTGTGAACCAGCAGGAGGTCTGACTTCTCTGACAGAACCTCCCCCTGGACCGGGGTTTGGAGTAAGAGCAGATCTGTAG
- the ndufv2 gene encoding NADH dehydrogenase [ubiquinone] flavoprotein 2, mitochondrial isoform X2, producing the protein MLLTCCVQHRDTPENNPDTPFEFTEENLKRIDAIVKMYPEGHKAAATIPVLDLAQRQHGWLPISAMNKVAEVLDVPPMRVYEVATFYTMFQRKPVGKYHIQVCTTTPCMLCNSDSILEAIQNKLGIKVGESTPDRMFSLIEVECLGACVNAPMVQINDNYYEDLEPKDIEHIIDELKAGRVPPPGPRNGRFSCEPAGGLTSLTEPPPGPGFGVRADL; encoded by the exons ATGCTCTTGACATGTTGTGTGCAG CACAGGGACACTCCTGAGAACAATCCAGACACCCCTTTCGAATTCACTGAGGAAAATCTCAAG AGAATTGATGCAATTGTGAAGATGTACCCTGAGGGACACAAAGCAGCAGCTACTATCCCAGTGCTGGACCTGGCTCAAAGACAGCATGGATGGTTGCCCATATCTGCCATGAACAAG GTTGCTGAAGTGCTTGATGTGCCTCCAATGAGGGTGTATGAAGTAGCGACGTTTTACACCATGTTCCAGCGCAAACCAGTGGGGAAGTATCACATTCAGGTGTGCACCACGACTCCATGCATGCTCTGCAACTCAGACAGCATCCTGGAGGCCATCCAGAACAAACTAG GTATTAAGGTTGGAGAATCAACACCTGACAGGATGTTTTCACTAATAGAGGTGGAATGCCTTGGTGCCTGTGTCAATGCACCCATGGTCCAAATCAATGACAACTATTAT GAGGATCTCGAGCCCAAGGACATTGAGCACATCATTGATGAGCTTAAAGCTGGGAGAGTCCCACCGCCAGGTCCTAG gaACGGTCGTTTCTCCTGTGAACCAGCAGGAGGTCTGACTTCTCTGACAGAACCTCCCCCTGGACCGGGGTTTGGAGTAAGAGCAGATCTGTAG